A genome region from Solanum pennellii chromosome 12, SPENNV200 includes the following:
- the LOC107006727 gene encoding pollen-specific leucine-rich repeat extensin-like protein 3 isoform X3: MQVYRCFLSLLLISAVLFSSSCALSDHEASLLARRQLSTLPENGNLPDNYELEVNVEYTFPNSRLRRAYIALKSWKEAIYSDPSEFTSNWKGPDVCNYKGVFCSPALDDPNVTVVAGIDMNHADIAGYFPVELGLLTDVALFHLNSNRFCGIVPESFSKLTLMHEFDVSNNRLVGPFPKVVLNMSSLKYLDLRFNNFEGELPPQLFDKDLDALFLNDNRFVSTIPETLGNSSASVIVFANNKFHGCIPSSIGKMSNLDEIVFMNNDIGGCLPVEVGLLKNVTVFNVAGNLLSGILPKTLDGLSHVEELDISHNTLTGFVPENLCSSLSLKKFVFSFNYFNGEAKGCVARSRKDMSLDDTNNCLPGRAKQKSQKECQVIVNKRVDCSKAKCGGPSSKKNEVPPKPAPTPVPKPRLNPKSPPTLKKASPPPTQAVSSPPLVHSPPPPVHSPPPPLVHSPPPRVLSPPVSSPPPLVHSPPPPPPPVQSPPPPQIHAPPPPVHSPPPPPVHSPPPPPVHSPPPPQVHSPPPPVHSPPPPPVHSPPPPQVHSPPPPVHSPPPPVHSPPPPIVHSPPPPIHSPPPPVHSPPPPFKHVVLPPNIGSIYASPPPPIFQGY; encoded by the exons ATGCAGGTGTATCGATGTTTTCTCAGTTTGTTGCTGATCTCTGCTGTTCTGTTTTCTTCCTCTTGTGCACTCTCTGATCATGAAGCATCATTGCTTGCACGACGACAACTCTCAACACTTCCTGAGAATGGTAATTTACCTGATAACTATGAACTCGAGGTGAATGTAGAATATACATTTCCTAATTCTAGGCTTAGACGTGCTTATATTGCGTTGAAGTCATGGAAAGAAGCTATATATTCTGACCCTTCTGAATTCACTAGCAATTGGAAAGGTCCAGATGTTTGTAACTATAAAGGCGTGTTCTGTTCGCCTGCTTTAGATGATCCTAATGTCACTGTTGTTGCTGGGATTGATATGAATCATGCAGATATAGCAGGTTATTTTCCTGTAGAATTAGGATTATTGACAGATGTAGCTTTGTTTCATCTAAATTCCAATAGATTTTGTGGAATTGTTCCTGAGAGTTTTTCGAAGCTTACGTTGATGCATGAGTTTGATGTTAGTAATAATCGTCTCGTTGGCCCTTTCCCTAAAGTTGTTCTGAACATGTCTAGTCTTAAGTACTTGGACTTAAGGTTTAACAACTTTGAAGGAGAGTTGCCTCCACAGTTGTTTGATAAAGATCTTGATGCTTTGTTCTTGAATGATAATCGATTCGTGTCTACTATTCCTGAGACTCTTGGTAACTCTTCTGCTTCTGTCATTGTGTTTGCTAATAACAAGTTTCATGGTTGTATTCCCAGTAGCATTGGGAAGATGTCGAATTTGGATGAGATTGTGTTTATGAACAATGATATCGGTGGATGTTTGCCCGTTGAAGTCGGGTTGTTGAAGAATGTAACAGTGTTTAATGTTGCTGGGAATTTGCTTTCTGGGATTTTGCCAAAGACACTTGATGGTCTTTCACATGTTGAGGAATTGGATATTTCACATAATACTTTAACAGGGTTTGTTCCGGAGAATCTATGTTCATCGTTGAGTTTGAAGAAGTTTGTGTTTTCGTTTAATTACTTTAATGGAGAGGCTAAAGGTTGTGTAGCGCGTTCAAGGAAAGATATGAGTTTAGATGATACGAATAATTGTTTGCCTGGTAGAGCGAAACAAAAGTCTCAAAAAGAATGTCAAGTTATTGTGAATAAGCGTGTTGATTGTAGTAAGGCTAAATGTGGAGGACCTTCAAGTAAGAAAAATGAAGTGCCACCGAAACCAGCACCAACACCAGTACCAAAACCTCGACTTAACCCTAAGTCACCACCCACCCTGAAGAAGGCTTCTCCTCCACCTACACAAGCCGTTTCATCGCCCCCTCTAGTACATTCCCCACCACCACCCGTTCACTCCCCTCCACCACCTTTAGTACATTCTCCACCACCACGTGTCCTTTCTCCTCCTGTTTCCTCTCCACCACCTCTCGTCCActctccaccaccaccaccacctccGGTCCAATCCCCACCGCCACCTCAAATACATGCTCCACCACCACCCGTCCACTCCCCTCCACCACCTCCGGTCCACTCCCCACCGCCACCTCCGGTCCACTCCCCACCACCACCTCAAGTAC ATTCTCCACCACCACCCGTCCACTCCCCTCCACCACCTCCGGTCCATTCCCCACCGCCACCTCAAGTACATTCTCCACCACCACCTGTTCACTCTCCTCCACCACCCGTCCACTCCCCACCACCACCTATAGTACATTCTCCACCACCACCTATCCACTCTCCTCCACCTCCGGTCCACTCACCACCACCACCTTTCAAACATGTTGTCCTTCCACCAAATATCGGTTCAATTTACGCATCGCCACCGCCACCAATCTTCCAAGGATATTAA
- the LOC107007173 gene encoding transmembrane protein 147 produces the protein MTVFHFFNCAILTFGPHAVYYSATPLSEYDTLWTSIKSAVVYLFTALVKLVCLATFLNVSESESDNFDPYQELLKALFGFIEVAGLYFALTQLTHRNISQNHKFQAVGLGWAFADSVLHRLVPLWFGARGLEFTWDYILQGLEANANLVFSISLAALGSLMWLRKNKPKTLIPIIYACAGIVATMPTITSYLRRGLGWHLPKVVGFELFSSLLIAFISWQLFVACQRPSN, from the exons atgacgGTTTTCCACTTCTTCAACTGTGCAATCCTTACATTCGGACCTCATGCTGTCTATTACTCAGCAACCCCTTT GTCTGAGTATGACACACTGTGGACTTCAATAAAATCTGCGGTTGTTTACCTTTTTACCGCACTAGTTAAG CTAGTTTGTCTAGCAACATTTCTTAATGTATCTGAAAGTGAAAGCGACAATTTTGATCCATATCAG GAATTGTTGAAGGCTTTATTTGGCTTTATCGAAGTTGCAGGCCTATATTTTGCATTGACACAGTTGACCCACAGAAATATTTCCCAGAATCATAAGTTTCAAGCTGTTGGACTAG GGTGGGCTTTTGCTGATTCTGTTCTGCATAGACTGGTACCTCTTTGGTTTGGTGCTAGAGGATTGGAGTTCACATGGGACTACATCTTGCAAGGCCTAGAAGCAAATGCAAATTTG GTTTTCAGTATATCACTAGCAGCATTGGGTTCTCTTATGTGGCTTCGGAAAAACAAACCCAAGACTTTGATACCTATCATATATGCATGTGCTGGGATTGTGGCAACAATGCCAACCATAACCAG TTATCTGAGGCGAGGCTTGGGGTGGCACCTTCCAAAAGTAGTTGGCTTTGAGCTTTTCAGCTCATTGCTGATTGCTTTTATCAGTTGGCAATTGTTTGTTGCATGCCAGAGACCGTCTAACTGA
- the LOC107006727 gene encoding pollen-specific leucine-rich repeat extensin-like protein 3 isoform X2, with product MQVYRCFLSLLLISAVLFSSSCALSDHEASLLARRQLSTLPENGNLPDNYELEVNVEYTFPNSRLRRAYIALKSWKEAIYSDPSEFTSNWKGPDVCNYKGVFCSPALDDPNVTVVAGIDMNHADIAGYFPVELGLLTDVALFHLNSNRFCGIVPESFSKLTLMHEFDVSNNRLVGPFPKVVLNMSSLKYLDLRFNNFEGELPPQLFDKDLDALFLNDNRFVSTIPETLGNSSASVIVFANNKFHGCIPSSIGKMSNLDEIVFMNNDIGGCLPVEVGLLKNVTVFNVAGNLLSGILPKTLDGLSHVEELDISHNTLTGFVPENLCSSLSLKKFVFSFNYFNGEAKGCVARSRKDMSLDDTNNCLPGRAKQKSQKECQVIVNKRVDCSKAKCGGPSSKKNEVPPKPAPTPVPKPRLNPKSPPTLKKASPPPTQAVSSPPLVHSPPPPVHSPPPPLVHSPPPRVLSPPVSSPPPLVHSPPPPPPPVQSPPPPQIHAPPPPVHSPPPPPVHSPPPPPVHSPPPPQVHSPPPPVHSPPPPPIHSPPPPQVHSPPPPVHSPPPPPVHSPPPPQVHSPPPPVHSPPPPVHSPPPPIVHSPPPPIHSPPPPVHSPPPPFKHVVLPPNIGSIYASPPPPIFQGY from the exons ATGCAGGTGTATCGATGTTTTCTCAGTTTGTTGCTGATCTCTGCTGTTCTGTTTTCTTCCTCTTGTGCACTCTCTGATCATGAAGCATCATTGCTTGCACGACGACAACTCTCAACACTTCCTGAGAATGGTAATTTACCTGATAACTATGAACTCGAGGTGAATGTAGAATATACATTTCCTAATTCTAGGCTTAGACGTGCTTATATTGCGTTGAAGTCATGGAAAGAAGCTATATATTCTGACCCTTCTGAATTCACTAGCAATTGGAAAGGTCCAGATGTTTGTAACTATAAAGGCGTGTTCTGTTCGCCTGCTTTAGATGATCCTAATGTCACTGTTGTTGCTGGGATTGATATGAATCATGCAGATATAGCAGGTTATTTTCCTGTAGAATTAGGATTATTGACAGATGTAGCTTTGTTTCATCTAAATTCCAATAGATTTTGTGGAATTGTTCCTGAGAGTTTTTCGAAGCTTACGTTGATGCATGAGTTTGATGTTAGTAATAATCGTCTCGTTGGCCCTTTCCCTAAAGTTGTTCTGAACATGTCTAGTCTTAAGTACTTGGACTTAAGGTTTAACAACTTTGAAGGAGAGTTGCCTCCACAGTTGTTTGATAAAGATCTTGATGCTTTGTTCTTGAATGATAATCGATTCGTGTCTACTATTCCTGAGACTCTTGGTAACTCTTCTGCTTCTGTCATTGTGTTTGCTAATAACAAGTTTCATGGTTGTATTCCCAGTAGCATTGGGAAGATGTCGAATTTGGATGAGATTGTGTTTATGAACAATGATATCGGTGGATGTTTGCCCGTTGAAGTCGGGTTGTTGAAGAATGTAACAGTGTTTAATGTTGCTGGGAATTTGCTTTCTGGGATTTTGCCAAAGACACTTGATGGTCTTTCACATGTTGAGGAATTGGATATTTCACATAATACTTTAACAGGGTTTGTTCCGGAGAATCTATGTTCATCGTTGAGTTTGAAGAAGTTTGTGTTTTCGTTTAATTACTTTAATGGAGAGGCTAAAGGTTGTGTAGCGCGTTCAAGGAAAGATATGAGTTTAGATGATACGAATAATTGTTTGCCTGGTAGAGCGAAACAAAAGTCTCAAAAAGAATGTCAAGTTATTGTGAATAAGCGTGTTGATTGTAGTAAGGCTAAATGTGGAGGACCTTCAAGTAAGAAAAATGAAGTGCCACCGAAACCAGCACCAACACCAGTACCAAAACCTCGACTTAACCCTAAGTCACCACCCACCCTGAAGAAGGCTTCTCCTCCACCTACACAAGCCGTTTCATCGCCCCCTCTAGTACATTCCCCACCACCACCCGTTCACTCCCCTCCACCACCTTTAGTACATTCTCCACCACCACGTGTCCTTTCTCCTCCTGTTTCCTCTCCACCACCTCTCGTCCActctccaccaccaccaccacctccGGTCCAATCCCCACCGCCACCTCAAATACATGCTCCACCACCACCCGTCCACTCCCCTCCACCACCTCCGGTCCACTCCCCACCGCCACCTCCGGTCCACTCCCCACCACCACCTCAAGTACATTCTCCACCACCACCCGTCCACTCCCCTCCACCACCTCCGATCCACTCCCCACCGCCACCTCAAGTAC ATTCTCCACCACCACCCGTCCACTCCCCTCCACCACCTCCGGTCCATTCCCCACCGCCACCTCAAGTACATTCTCCACCACCACCTGTTCACTCTCCTCCACCACCCGTCCACTCCCCACCACCACCTATAGTACATTCTCCACCACCACCTATCCACTCTCCTCCACCTCCGGTCCACTCACCACCACCACCTTTCAAACATGTTGTCCTTCCACCAAATATCGGTTCAATTTACGCATCGCCACCGCCACCAATCTTCCAAGGATATTAA
- the LOC107007174 gene encoding cytochrome P450 82C4-like — protein MDTSSYIPLIGVLIFLYFIFKKNKNCSTSKQAPEPAGAWPIIGHLPLLGGTDQLLYRTLGAMADNYGPAFNLRLGTRRAFVVSSWEMAKECFTLNDKALASRPTTVAAKHMGYGYAVFGFAPYSPFWREMRKIAMFELLSNRRLDTLKYVQVSEVDIGIQELYKLWVDNKSDRPILVELKRWFEDLTLNVIVRMVAGKRYFGAGATCDNDDEARRCQKAINQFFHLIGIFVPSDAFPILGWFDINGHEKAMKKTAKELDFILEGWLKEHRQKRKCTSIEAKSTTDSAVQDFIDVMLSLEEEGRLSNFPYDADTSIKSTCLALILGGSDTTAGTLTWAISLLLNNPKILRKAQEEIDNHIGKNRQIDESDINNLVYIQAIIKETLRLYPAGPLLGPREAMDNCEISGYKITSGTRLIVNVWKIQRDPRIWENPNCFNPDRFLTSNVDVKGKDFELIPFGSGRRSCPGASLALQVLHLTLARILHAFEFTKPIDDQPIDLTESPGLTIPKATPLDVLVAPRLSANLYGC, from the exons ATGGATACCTCTTCCTATATACCACTCATTGGAGtacttattttcttatattttattttcaaaaaaaataaaaactgcTCTACTTCGAAACAAGCACCTGAGCCAGCCGGTGCCTGGCCCATAATCGGTCATCTCCCCTTATTAGGTGGCACCGATCAACTTCTATATCGAACGCTCGGTGCCATGGCCGATAATTATGGGCCAGCATTTAATCTAAGGCTCGGCACTCGCCGAGCCTTTGTGGTTAGTAGTTGGGAAATGGCTAAAGAATGTTTTACTTTGAATGACAAGGCCTTAGCCAGCCGGCCCACAACTGTGGCTGCAAAACATATGGGCTATGGTTATGCGGTTTTCGGGTTCGCACCTTATAGCCCTTTTTGGCGCGAGATGAGAAAAATTGCAATGTTTGAACTTTTATCAAATCGAAGACTTGATACCCTCAAGTATGTTCAAGTGTCCGAAGTGGATATCGGGATCCAAGAGTTATACAAATTATGGGTCGATAACAAGTCTGACAG ACCAATACTCGTAGAGCTCAAAAGGTGGTTCGAGGACTTAACCCTAAACGTTATCGTTAGAATGGTAGCCGGAAAACGTTATTTTGGCGCCGGAGCAACGTGTGATAACGATGATGAAGCTAGAAGATGTCAAAAAgcaataaatcaattttttcatttaattggAATTTTTGTACCATCAGATGCATTTCCAATTTTGGGTTGGTTTGATATAAATGGACATGAAAAAGCCATGAAAAAAACAGCTAAAGAACTTGATTTTATACTTGAAGGATGGTTAAAAGAACATCGACAAAAACGAAAATGTACAAGTATTGAAGCTAAGAGTACTACTGATTCCGCGGTACAAGATTTTATCGATGTTATGTTATCACTAGAAGAAGAAGGTAGACTCTCTAATTTTCCATATGATGCTGATACAAGTATCAAGTCTACTTGCCTG GCACTTATTCTTGGAGGGAGTGACACAACAGCAGGGACACTAACATGGGCCATTTCATTACTACTAAATAATcctaaaatattaagaaaagcACAAGAAGAAATTGATAATCATATTGGAAAAAATAGACAAATTGATGAATCAGacataaataatttagtttatATTCAAGCTATTATTAAAGAAACGTTACGTTTATACCCTGCTGGTCCATTATTAGGACCAAGAGAAGCAATGGATAATTGTGAAATTAGTGGCTATAAAATTACCTCTGGTACTAGATTAATAGTAAATGTGTGGAAAATACAAAGAGATCCAAGAATTTGGGAAAACCCTAATTGTTTCAATCCGGATAGATTCTTGACGAGTAACGTTGATGTGAAAGGTAAAGATTTCGAGCTCATTCCCTTTGGTTCTGGTAGACGATCTTGTCCTGGTGCGTCTTTGGCTCTACAAGTTCTTCATTTGACATTGGCGCGTATTCTTCATGCTTTTGAGTTTACTAAGCCTATTGACGATCAACCTATTGACTTGACCGAGAGCCCGGGGTTGACTATACCTAAAGCAACGCCATTGGATGTTCTCGTTGCTCCGCGCCTTAGTGCCAACCTTTATGGTTGTTGA
- the LOC107006727 gene encoding pollen-specific leucine-rich repeat extensin-like protein 3 isoform X1, translated as MQVYRCFLSLLLISAVLFSSSCALSDHEASLLARRQLSTLPENGNLPDNYELEVNVEYTFPNSRLRRAYIALKSWKEAIYSDPSEFTSNWKGPDVCNYKGVFCSPALDDPNVTVVAGIDMNHADIAGYFPVELGLLTDVALFHLNSNRFCGIVPESFSKLTLMHEFDVSNNRLVGPFPKVVLNMSSLKYLDLRFNNFEGELPPQLFDKDLDALFLNDNRFVSTIPETLGNSSASVIVFANNKFHGCIPSSIGKMSNLDEIVFMNNDIGGCLPVEVGLLKNVTVFNVAGNLLSGILPKTLDGLSHVEELDISHNTLTGFVPENLCSSLSLKKFVFSFNYFNGEAKGCVARSRKDMSLDDTNNCLPGRAKQKSQKECQVIVNKRVDCSKAKCGGPSSKKNEVPPKPAPTPVPKPRLNPKSPPTLKKASPPPTQAVSSPPLVHSPPPPVHSPPPPLVHSPPPRVLSPPVSSPPPLVHSPPPPPPPVQSPPPPQIHAPPPPVHSPPPPPVHSPPPPPVHSPPPPQVHSPPPPVHSPPPPPIHSPPPPQVHSPPPPVHSPPPPPVHSPPPPPVHSPPPPVHSPPPPPVHSPPPPQVHSPPPPVHSPPPPVHSPPPPIVHSPPPPIHSPPPPVHSPPPPFKHVVLPPNIGSIYASPPPPIFQGY; from the exons ATGCAGGTGTATCGATGTTTTCTCAGTTTGTTGCTGATCTCTGCTGTTCTGTTTTCTTCCTCTTGTGCACTCTCTGATCATGAAGCATCATTGCTTGCACGACGACAACTCTCAACACTTCCTGAGAATGGTAATTTACCTGATAACTATGAACTCGAGGTGAATGTAGAATATACATTTCCTAATTCTAGGCTTAGACGTGCTTATATTGCGTTGAAGTCATGGAAAGAAGCTATATATTCTGACCCTTCTGAATTCACTAGCAATTGGAAAGGTCCAGATGTTTGTAACTATAAAGGCGTGTTCTGTTCGCCTGCTTTAGATGATCCTAATGTCACTGTTGTTGCTGGGATTGATATGAATCATGCAGATATAGCAGGTTATTTTCCTGTAGAATTAGGATTATTGACAGATGTAGCTTTGTTTCATCTAAATTCCAATAGATTTTGTGGAATTGTTCCTGAGAGTTTTTCGAAGCTTACGTTGATGCATGAGTTTGATGTTAGTAATAATCGTCTCGTTGGCCCTTTCCCTAAAGTTGTTCTGAACATGTCTAGTCTTAAGTACTTGGACTTAAGGTTTAACAACTTTGAAGGAGAGTTGCCTCCACAGTTGTTTGATAAAGATCTTGATGCTTTGTTCTTGAATGATAATCGATTCGTGTCTACTATTCCTGAGACTCTTGGTAACTCTTCTGCTTCTGTCATTGTGTTTGCTAATAACAAGTTTCATGGTTGTATTCCCAGTAGCATTGGGAAGATGTCGAATTTGGATGAGATTGTGTTTATGAACAATGATATCGGTGGATGTTTGCCCGTTGAAGTCGGGTTGTTGAAGAATGTAACAGTGTTTAATGTTGCTGGGAATTTGCTTTCTGGGATTTTGCCAAAGACACTTGATGGTCTTTCACATGTTGAGGAATTGGATATTTCACATAATACTTTAACAGGGTTTGTTCCGGAGAATCTATGTTCATCGTTGAGTTTGAAGAAGTTTGTGTTTTCGTTTAATTACTTTAATGGAGAGGCTAAAGGTTGTGTAGCGCGTTCAAGGAAAGATATGAGTTTAGATGATACGAATAATTGTTTGCCTGGTAGAGCGAAACAAAAGTCTCAAAAAGAATGTCAAGTTATTGTGAATAAGCGTGTTGATTGTAGTAAGGCTAAATGTGGAGGACCTTCAAGTAAGAAAAATGAAGTGCCACCGAAACCAGCACCAACACCAGTACCAAAACCTCGACTTAACCCTAAGTCACCACCCACCCTGAAGAAGGCTTCTCCTCCACCTACACAAGCCGTTTCATCGCCCCCTCTAGTACATTCCCCACCACCACCCGTTCACTCCCCTCCACCACCTTTAGTACATTCTCCACCACCACGTGTCCTTTCTCCTCCTGTTTCCTCTCCACCACCTCTCGTCCActctccaccaccaccaccacctccGGTCCAATCCCCACCGCCACCTCAAATACATGCTCCACCACCACCCGTCCACTCCCCTCCACCACCTCCGGTCCACTCCCCACCGCCACCTCCGGTCCACTCCCCACCACCACCTCAAGTACATTCTCCACCACCACCCGTCCACTCCCCTCCACCACCTCCGATCCACTCCCCACCGCCACCTCAAGTACATTCTCCACCACCACCCGTCCACTCCCCTCCACCACCTCCGGTCCATTCCCCACCGCCACCTCCAGTAC ATTCTCCACCACCACCCGTCCACTCCCCTCCACCACCTCCGGTCCATTCCCCACCGCCACCTCAAGTACATTCTCCACCACCACCTGTTCACTCTCCTCCACCACCCGTCCACTCCCCACCACCACCTATAGTACATTCTCCACCACCACCTATCCACTCTCCTCCACCTCCGGTCCACTCACCACCACCACCTTTCAAACATGTTGTCCTTCCACCAAATATCGGTTCAATTTACGCATCGCCACCGCCACCAATCTTCCAAGGATATTAA
- the LOC107006727 gene encoding pollen-specific leucine-rich repeat extensin-like protein 1 isoform X4, which translates to MQVYRCFLSLLLISAVLFSSSCALSDHEASLLARRQLSTLPENGNLPDNYELEVNVEYTFPNSRLRRAYIALKSWKEAIYSDPSEFTSNWKGPDVCNYKGVFCSPALDDPNVTVVAGIDMNHADIAGYFPVELGLLTDVALFHLNSNRFCGIVPESFSKLTLMHEFDVSNNRLVGPFPKVVLNMSSLKYLDLRFNNFEGELPPQLFDKDLDALFLNDNRFVSTIPETLGNSSASVIVFANNKFHGCIPSSIGKMSNLDEIVFMNNDIGGCLPVEVGLLKNVTVFNVAGNLLSGILPKTLDGLSHVEELDISHNTLTGFVPENLCSSLSLKKFVFSFNYFNGEAKGCVARSRKDMSLDDTNNCLPGRAKQKSQKECQVIVNKRVDCSKAKCGGPSSKKNEVPPKPAPTPVPKPRLNPKSPPTLKKASPPPTQAVSSPPLVHSPPPPVHSPPPPLVHSPPPRVLSPPVSSPPPLVHSPPPPPPPVQSPPPPQIHAPPPPVHSPPPPPVHSPPPPPVHSPPPPQVHSPPPPVHSPPPPPIHSPPPPQVHSPPPPVHSPPPPPVHSPPPPPVHSPPPPVHSPPPPPVHSPPPPQVHSPPPPVHSPPPPVHSPPPPIVHSPPPPIHSPPPPVHSPPPPVHSPPPPVHSPPPPPVHSPPPPQVHSPPPPVHSPPPPVHSPPPPIVHSPPPPIHSPPPPVHSPPPPFKHVVLPPNIGSIYASPPPPIFQGY; encoded by the exons ATGCAGGTGTATCGATGTTTTCTCAGTTTGTTGCTGATCTCTGCTGTTCTGTTTTCTTCCTCTTGTGCACTCTCTGATCATGAAGCATCATTGCTTGCACGACGACAACTCTCAACACTTCCTGAGAATGGTAATTTACCTGATAACTATGAACTCGAGGTGAATGTAGAATATACATTTCCTAATTCTAGGCTTAGACGTGCTTATATTGCGTTGAAGTCATGGAAAGAAGCTATATATTCTGACCCTTCTGAATTCACTAGCAATTGGAAAGGTCCAGATGTTTGTAACTATAAAGGCGTGTTCTGTTCGCCTGCTTTAGATGATCCTAATGTCACTGTTGTTGCTGGGATTGATATGAATCATGCAGATATAGCAGGTTATTTTCCTGTAGAATTAGGATTATTGACAGATGTAGCTTTGTTTCATCTAAATTCCAATAGATTTTGTGGAATTGTTCCTGAGAGTTTTTCGAAGCTTACGTTGATGCATGAGTTTGATGTTAGTAATAATCGTCTCGTTGGCCCTTTCCCTAAAGTTGTTCTGAACATGTCTAGTCTTAAGTACTTGGACTTAAGGTTTAACAACTTTGAAGGAGAGTTGCCTCCACAGTTGTTTGATAAAGATCTTGATGCTTTGTTCTTGAATGATAATCGATTCGTGTCTACTATTCCTGAGACTCTTGGTAACTCTTCTGCTTCTGTCATTGTGTTTGCTAATAACAAGTTTCATGGTTGTATTCCCAGTAGCATTGGGAAGATGTCGAATTTGGATGAGATTGTGTTTATGAACAATGATATCGGTGGATGTTTGCCCGTTGAAGTCGGGTTGTTGAAGAATGTAACAGTGTTTAATGTTGCTGGGAATTTGCTTTCTGGGATTTTGCCAAAGACACTTGATGGTCTTTCACATGTTGAGGAATTGGATATTTCACATAATACTTTAACAGGGTTTGTTCCGGAGAATCTATGTTCATCGTTGAGTTTGAAGAAGTTTGTGTTTTCGTTTAATTACTTTAATGGAGAGGCTAAAGGTTGTGTAGCGCGTTCAAGGAAAGATATGAGTTTAGATGATACGAATAATTGTTTGCCTGGTAGAGCGAAACAAAAGTCTCAAAAAGAATGTCAAGTTATTGTGAATAAGCGTGTTGATTGTAGTAAGGCTAAATGTGGAGGACCTTCAAGTAAGAAAAATGAAGTGCCACCGAAACCAGCACCAACACCAGTACCAAAACCTCGACTTAACCCTAAGTCACCACCCACCCTGAAGAAGGCTTCTCCTCCACCTACACAAGCCGTTTCATCGCCCCCTCTAGTACATTCCCCACCACCACCCGTTCACTCCCCTCCACCACCTTTAGTACATTCTCCACCACCACGTGTCCTTTCTCCTCCTGTTTCCTCTCCACCACCTCTCGTCCActctccaccaccaccaccacctccGGTCCAATCCCCACCGCCACCTCAAATACATGCTCCACCACCACCCGTCCACTCCCCTCCACCACCTCCGGTCCACTCCCCACCGCCACCTCCGGTCCACTCCCCACCACCACCTCAAGTACATTCTCCACCACCACCCGTCCACTCCCCTCCACCACCTCCGATCCACTCCCCACCGCCACCTCAAGTACATTCTCCACCACCACCCGTCCACTCCCCTCCACCACCTCCGGTCCATTCCCCACCGCCACCTCCAGTACATTCTCCACCACCACCCGTCCACTCCCCTCCACCACCTCCGGTCCATTCCCCACCGCCACCTCAAGTACATTCTCCACCACCACCTGTTCACTCTCCTCCACCACCCGTCCACTCCCCACCACCACCTATAGTACATTCTCCACCACCACCTATCCACTCTCCTCCACCTCCGGTCCACTCACCACCACCAC CAGTACATTCTCCACCACCACCCGTCCACTCCCCTCCACCACCTCCGGTCCATTCCCCACCGCCACCTCAAGTACATTCTCCACCACCACCTGTTCACTCTCCTCCACCACCCGTCCACTCCCCACCACCACCTATAGTACATTCTCCACCACCACCTATCCACTCTCCTCCACCTCCGGTCCACTCACCACCACCACCTTTCAAACATGTTGTCCTTCCACCAAATATCGGTTCAATTTACGCATCGCCACCGCCACCAATCTTCCAAGGATATTAA